A genome region from Deltaproteobacteria bacterium includes the following:
- a CDS encoding twitching motility protein PilT, with translation MKINVSIRFYEELNDFLAPEKQKREFTASAKDSFNVQQLIESLGVPESEVDLILVNGRPVPFSHLLQDQDRISVYPVFETFDISAVSRLRERPLRTPRFLLDVGLDNLLNYLKILGFDAAEAAHDEAREIITQARAEHRIILTRDEGLVKSKEIDRCYLVKNDTPLEQLKEIIKYFNLFSLIS, from the coding sequence ATGAAGATCAATGTTTCCATAAGATTCTACGAGGAGCTGAATGATTTTCTTGCGCCTGAAAAACAGAAACGTGAGTTTACAGCGTCCGCAAAAGATTCCTTTAATGTCCAGCAGTTGATAGAATCCCTGGGCGTGCCTGAGAGCGAGGTTGATCTAATCCTCGTCAATGGCAGACCGGTCCCCTTTTCACATCTGCTTCAGGATCAAGACCGCATATCTGTTTATCCTGTGTTTGAGACCTTTGATATTTCTGCGGTTTCAAGGCTCAGGGAAAGGCCGCTGCGCACCCCGAGGTTTCTGCTGGACGTCGGCCTTGATAACTTATTGAATTATTTAAAAATATTGGGATTTGACGCCGCGGAAGCAGCCCATGACGAGGCCAGAGAGATAATCACCCAGGCCCGGGCCGAGCACCGCATCATCCTGACCAGGGATGAAGGACTAGTTAAGTCAAAAGAGATTGATCGCTGCTACCTGGTCAAGAATGACACCCCTCTAGAGCAATTAAAAGAGATTATTAAGTATTTTAATCTGTTTTCTTTGATTTCCTAA